A genomic region of Vitreoscilla filiformis contains the following coding sequences:
- a CDS encoding glycosyltransferase, with amino-acid sequence MHLYGGALQVCFLTEGLAAHGVTSLLACSPGSAVGDEARRRGVAVAPLVMKGDADVGLVWRLRQLIRQWRPDVLHLHSRRGCDVWGTWAGRLAGVPVVLSRRVDNPEPAWWAQRKYRWPNRVVTISQGIRQVLLSEGVPAEQVICVPSAVDTQAYQPDPRAAAALRAEFALPDDALVIGMAAQFIERKGHRTLLQALPQVIAQHPSVRVLLFGQGPLLEPLRQQVAADALLRQHVSLPGFRADLMRWLPGLDVLAHPASMEGLGVALLQAAACGVPIVAGRAGGIPEIVVPGVTGELITPGDVPALAGHLQRLLHSAELRHRYGQAGRERVLTQFSIPAMVAGNLAVYRALVAS; translated from the coding sequence ATGCACTTGTATGGGGGCGCTTTGCAAGTGTGTTTCCTCACCGAAGGGCTGGCGGCGCATGGCGTGACCAGCTTGCTGGCCTGTTCGCCAGGCAGCGCGGTGGGGGATGAGGCGCGTCGCCGGGGCGTGGCCGTGGCCCCGCTCGTCATGAAGGGCGATGCCGATGTGGGCTTGGTGTGGCGCTTGCGCCAGTTGATCCGCCAATGGCGCCCGGACGTGCTGCACTTGCACAGCCGCCGAGGCTGTGATGTGTGGGGTACCTGGGCGGGGCGTTTGGCGGGCGTGCCTGTCGTGCTGAGTCGCCGCGTGGACAACCCCGAGCCCGCCTGGTGGGCCCAGCGCAAGTACCGCTGGCCGAACCGGGTGGTGACGATTTCGCAAGGCATCCGCCAGGTGTTGCTGTCCGAAGGCGTGCCGGCTGAGCAGGTGATTTGCGTGCCCAGCGCGGTGGACACCCAGGCTTACCAACCCGACCCCCGCGCTGCCGCCGCGTTGCGAGCCGAGTTCGCTTTGCCGGACGACGCTCTGGTGATCGGCATGGCCGCGCAGTTCATCGAACGCAAGGGGCATCGCACGCTGTTGCAGGCGTTGCCGCAGGTCATCGCCCAGCATCCTTCGGTGCGGGTGCTGCTGTTTGGGCAGGGGCCGCTGTTGGAGCCACTGCGCCAGCAAGTGGCGGCCGATGCCTTGCTGCGCCAGCATGTGAGTTTGCCCGGTTTTCGCGCCGATCTGATGCGCTGGCTGCCGGGCCTGGATGTGCTGGCACATCCCGCTTCCATGGAAGGGCTGGGCGTGGCGCTGCTGCAAGCGGCGGCGTGTGGTGTGCCCATCGTGGCGGGCCGGGCTGGCGGGATTCCTGAAATCGTGGTGCCCGGTGTGACGGGGGAACTCATCACCCCCGGGGACGTGCCCGCGCTGGCAGGCCATTTGCAACGCCTGCTCCACTCCGCCGAACTGCGCCACCGCTATGGCCAGGCCGGACGCGAGCGGGTGTTGACCCAGTTTTCCATCCCCGCCATGGTGGCGGGTAATTTGGCTGTTTACCGCGCTTTGGTGGCGTCATGA